One stretch of Lucilia cuprina isolate Lc7/37 chromosome 6, ASM2204524v1, whole genome shotgun sequence DNA includes these proteins:
- the LOC111679215 gene encoding coenzyme Q-binding protein COQ10, mitochondrial: protein MLKTLNLPRFKQNVLCKSCSIIITRDYNSRQSLFTFGNITNKNRGYYKKELIGYSMDEMYSVVSDVKNYYKFVPYVKKSHVHSEHSNGFKADLIVGFPPLNEIYTSNVTLKYPNLVTSECKDGRLFNYLLNEWRFSPGLKDIPQSCVLDFKVSFEFKSLLHSNIANLFFDLICDQMENAFITEAKKRFGDASIKSHILTSRRS, encoded by the exons AtgctaaaaacattaaatttgccacgattcaaacaaaatgttttatgtaAATCATGCAGCATAAT CATTACACGAGACTATAACTCCAGGCAGAGTTTGTTTACTTTTGGTAATATTACCAACAAAAATCGTGGCTATTATAAGAAGGAACTAATTGG cTATTCAATGGATGAAATGTACTCCGTAGTCTCCgatgttaaaaactattataaattcGTGCCATATGTGAAAAAATCCCATGTCCATAGTGAACATTCGAATGGTTTTAAAGCGGATCTTATTGTAGGCTTTCCACCACTTAACGAAATCTATACTTCAAATGTAACATTAAAATATCCCAATTTAGTAACGTCCGAATGCAAAGATGGACGTCTTTTTAATTACTTACTAAACGAATGGCGTTTTAGTCCTGGTCTAAAAGATATACCACAATCTTGTGTATTGGATTTTAAAGTTTCATTCGAATTTAAATCTTTACTGCATAGCAATATAGCAAATTTATTCTTTGATTTAATATGTGATCAAATGGAAAATGCTTTTATAACAGAGGCTAAAAAACGTTTTGGAGATGCTTCAATTAAATCACACATTTTAACTTCAAGACGATCCTGA
- the LOC111679182 gene encoding uncharacterized aarF domain-containing protein kinase 5 encodes MILSKLNLSTNGKLQSLNRVYRFTTRTFKRQPRNHYDNAAKPRRVPLVPITFVTAFTGFIAYDGLINDFTYSGASIRFMRSVKTASLIAFDYLLLDESDPNYDVNIKEVHQRSANRLLETCLLNGGLYIKVGQGFAAINHILPKEYTSTLMKLQDKCLPTSKEDVLKVFKEDFGHEPEYFYSEFDYTPKAAASIAQVFKAKHKNGQDVAVKVQYGDLQKRFVSDLGTIILLHDVIEFFFKSYNFGWILRDVRKNLVQELNFINEGKNLERCANDLKQFQFVHIPKVYWPETRTRVLTLEWIDGIKIGDVDKLKDNNLNLKDVDKKLFQMFAEQIFSSGFVHADPHASNIFVRKSGKTGKAEIVLLDHGLYEELPANVRAPLCEFWEATVLRDEKAMAKAAQKLGIKDHMKFAEVLFQQPIRIHGGTIKTKLNEDDIKYMQKIAQQNFELIMSTLKEMPRNMLFVVRNLNTVRAIGRMHGDVVDRPRVMAHHAQKCIYKNYNSFRGYFVWLFRRLYFEYSLWTFSFRRSCLSLYLNVLYKLGRAPASASTILNSLNPQTVE; translated from the exons atgaTTTTAAGCAAA ttaAATCTATCGACTAATGGTAAGCTACAATCATTAAATCGTGTTTACCGTTTTACAACAAGAACATTTAAACGCCAACCACGTAATCATTATGATAATGCCGCCAAACCTAGACGCGTACCTTTAGTACCAATCACTTTTGTGACAGCTTTTACTGGCTTTATAGCATATGATGGTTTGATCAATGATTTTACCTACTCAGGGGCTTCCATACGTTTTATGCGTTCCGTTAAGACTGCTTCTCTTATAGCTTTCGACTATTTACTATTGGATGAAAGCGATCCTAATTATGATGTCAATATTAAAGAAGTACATCAAAGAAGTGCTAATCGTTTACTAGAAACTTGTCTATTAAATGGTGGCCTTTATATTAAAGTTGGTCAGGGATTTGCTGCCATAAATCACATATTGCCTAAAGAATATACAAGTACCTTGATGAAACTGCAAGATAAATGTTTGCCCACCAGCAAGGAAGatgttttgaaagtttttaaagaagattTTGGTCATGAGCCAGAATATTTTTATTCGGAGTTCGATTACACACCCAAGGCAGCGGCAAGTATTGCTCAGGTTTTTAAAGCCAAGCATAAAAATGGTCAAGATGTGGCTGTAAAG GTCCAATATGGTGATTTACAAAAACGTTTTGTTAGCGATTTGGGCACCATTATCCTATTACATGATGTTAtagaattcttttttaaaagttataattttggTTGGATATTGCGAGATGTACGAAAAAACTTGGTGCaagaattaaatttcattaacgaGGGTAAAAACTTGGAAAGATGTGCCAATGACttgaaacaatttcaatttgttcATATACCAAAAGTCTATTGGCCGGAGACAAGAACG AGGGTTTTAACATTAGAATGGATTGATGGTATCAAAATTGGTGATGTGGACAAACTTAAAGACaataatttaaatctaaaagaTGTTGATAAGAAACTATTTCAAATGTTTGCCGAGCAAATATTCAGTTCTGGCTTTGTGCATGCTGATCCACATGCCAGTAATA TTTTTGTGCGTAAAAGTGGTAAAACTGGTAAAGCTGAAATTGTACTCCTAGATCATGGTTTATACGAGGAATTGCCCGCCAATGTTAGGGCACCTTTATGTGAATTCTGGGAAGCTACCGTTTTACGTGATGAAAAGGCTATGGCAAAGGCGGCCCAAAAATTGGGTATAAAAGATCATATGAAATTTGCTGAAGTTTTGTTTCAACAACCTATACGTATACATGGTGGCACGATTAAAACCAAATTAAATGAAGATGATATTAAGTACATGCAAAAGATTGCACAACAAAATTTCGAATTGATAATGTCCACTTTAAAGGAAATGCCCCGCaatatgttatttgttgttCG aAATCTGAATACGGTTAGAGCTATTGGTCGTATGCATGGAGATGTAGTAGATAGACCTCGTGTAATGGCCCATCATgcacaaaaatgtatatacaagAATTATAACTCCTTTAGAGGTTACTTTGTGTGGCTGTTTCGTAGATTGTATTTTGAATATTCTTTGtg gACATTTTCATTTAGACGTTCCTGCTTaagtttgtatttaaatgttttgtataaaCTTGGTAGAGCTCCCGCCTCAGCTAGTACTATATTAAACAGCCTTAACCCTCAAACTGTTGAATAA
- the LOC111679183 gene encoding UPF0545 protein C22orf39 homolog has protein sequence MTEKDINANDNQTALKDEWAIRPCAVYKDEYDDCTSFKARFHQYFINGQNTDCTQWQTDYNNCVKYRDSNGNDVNAGVAVIKSEEERRLKRFHGHYANNVWEKRKSPPEDWSKPLPEWMEKKNENSYLQLKQMEMEGKIPAQDEKSYCSIM, from the exons ATGACAGAAAAGGATATTAATGCCAATGATAACCAAACTGCATTAAAAGATGAATGGGCG ATAAGACCCTGCGCGGTATACAAAGACGAATATGATGATTGCACTAGTTTCAAAGCACGATTCCATCAATATTTTATCAATGGACAAAATACAGACTGTACACAATGGCAAACGGATTATAACAATTGTGTAAAATACCGGGATTCGAATGGAAATGATGTAAATGCTGGTGTTGCTGTCATTAAGAGTGAAGAAGAACGacgtttaaaacgttttcatgGTCACTATGCGAATAATGTATGGGAGAAGAGAAAGTCTCCGCCAGAAGATTGGTCAAAACCTTTGCCAGAATGGatggaaaagaaaaatgaaaattccTACTTGCAATTAAAGCAAATGGAAATGGAAGGAAAAATTCCCGCGCAAGATGAAAAATCTTATTGTTCGATAATGTAG
- the LOC111679202 gene encoding NADH dehydrogenase [ubiquinone] 1 alpha subcomplex subunit 8 codes for MVVTNDIKLPTEEELTVQELNLSTAALRAGAFHLGKACEFQNNEFMLCRQELDDPRACLNEGKAVTSCAMDFFRKVKKSCHEEFMQYATCLDKSSGTMSFSHCRKTQGVFDKCVKDTLDIDRPDYGYFSRAKIHNSARPAPPKPEKKVYPDATPGLPEDYPKPPAKYGSRFHWLE; via the exons ATGGTGGTCACCAACGATATAAAGCTGCCCACAGAGGAGGAATTGACGGTTCAAGAATTGAATTTGTCTACCGCAGCTTTACGTGCCGGAGCCTTTCATTTGGGCAAAGCTTGCGAATTTCAGAATAAT GAATTCATGTTATGTCGCCAAGAATTAGATGATCCAAGAGCCTGTTTAAATGAAGGTAAGGCTGTGACCAGCTGTGCCATGGATTTTTTCCGTAAAGTTAAGAAAAGCTGCCATGAAGAATTCATGCAATATGCTACTTGTTTAGATAAATCAAGTGGTACCATGTCGTTTAGCCA ctgCCGCAAAACACAAGGTGTGTTTGATAAGTGTGTTAAGGATACTTTGGATATTGATCGCCCAGATTATGGTTATTTCTCTAGAGCTAAG attCATAACTCCGCTCGTCCAGCTCCACCTAAACCCGAAAAGAAAGTCTACCCAGATGCTACACCTGGTTTGCCCGAAGATTATCCCAAACCACCAGCAAAATATGGCTCTCGCTTCCATTGGTTAGAATAA
- the LOC111679227 gene encoding uncharacterized protein LOC111679227: MAPQDKVEFVILKLTFLPFIHPQYPRITLTRKKHSPSGSMTQVRDWFDRIMSREKSKIPSNISVRYCEWNITSGNANLFTINGYRFDKILLILGEEAIHWVYYQNMPLHRRIEGCGRLSVNYCGCCLNNQYLKIMETVKGCLMKQGGRN, from the exons ATGGCACCACAAGATAAagttgaatttgttattttaaaattaaccttTTTGCCTTTTAT CCATCCTCAATATCCTAGAATTACATTGACCCGCAAGAAGCATTCTCCTAGCGGCTCCATGACTCAAGTTCGTGATTGG TTTGATCGCATAATGTCTAGAGAGAAATCAAAAATACCCTCCAATATAAGCGTGCGCTACTGTGAGTGGAACATAACATCGGGCAATGCTAATTTATTTACCATTAACGGTTACCGTTTCGATAAGATTCTTTTAATATTGGGTGAAGAAGCCATACATTGGGTGTACTATCAGAATATGCCTTTGCATAGACGTATTGAAGGTTGTGGTCGTTTGTCGGTAAACTATTGCGGCTGTTGCCTCAATAatcaatatttgaaaattatggaAACAGTTAAGGGCTGCCTAATGAAACAGGGCGGACGTAATTAA
- the LOC111679196 gene encoding RNA-binding protein 28, whose amino-acid sequence MELQETSEETQENQQTSVDKAPKRRNPFRVQQQKEEKERRQKKRARLIVRNISYKSTEELLRKHFEQWGKLEDVNLLKRADGKLVGCAFVQYETINQATKAILKGNGKEFLGRSIFIDWALGKNEYVSKKGVKEEPEEKKPKLEVKEEEDEIKSEKDSKNNEEGDNKVDDGDSDDEKDSDESGSEAEDEDDENDDDDEDDNDNDDDDEDDEDDEDKKNVKSKLDIGNVKKEKHISNDVQEGCTIFIKNVPFDAEDTDLRKVCRKFGPVYYSIINRDHISGHSKGTAFVKFKTKESADLCLQSASEFVLMDQVLEPYPALSKEEVRQQQAEKDKKNDGKDSRNLYLAREGLIMANSKAAEGVSASDMNKRHKLEQIKTQVLKNLNRFVSRNRLSIHNLPLNYDNDNLKDMVVAYTGFKPHECRVMRENRVTPEHPKGKSKGFGFMSFNSHQEALIALRKLNNNPKIFGTQHRPIVAFSIEDRAVHKVKEKREEKSKLNNPTFKEKLEKRKALKQQKREGKFPPKPQHRGPQSDDKEKLKKHIKKLEESRAAKNKPNKKPSTHIEDNYVGTEAKPGTVLRMRSFKKIKEQSQDHMKRVNTEKKKRKQQKIKQTHLAERKAEIRPKQGRKVEKDELMPLVNKYKQMLDKRANEGGTGPINPGKKPKRTKWYQE is encoded by the exons atGGAATTACAAGAAACCTCAGAAGAAACACAAGAAAATCAACAGACCTCTGTAGATAAGGCTCCCAAAAGGCGTAATCCCTTTAGAGTACAACAGcagaaagaagaaaaagaacGTCGCCAGAAAAAGCGTGCTCGACTTATTGTCCGCAATATTAGTTATAAATCAACAGAGGAACTTCTGCGCAAACACTTTGAACAATGGGGTAAATTGGAAGATGTGAATTTGTTAAAACGTGCCGATGGCAAGCTAGTGGGTTGTGCCTTTGTACAATACGAAACCATTAATCAGGCCACAAAAGCCATTTTAAAAGGCAATGGTAAAGAATTTTTGGGCCGTAGTATATTTATCGATTGGGCCTTGGGTAAAAATGAATATGTGTCCAAGAAGGGAGTAAAAGAAGAACCAGAAGAAAAGAAACCCAAATTGGAAGTAAAAGAGGAGGAAGACGAAATAAAATCAGAAAAGGATAGTAAAAATAATGAAGAGGGTGACAATAAAGTAGATGATGGTGACAGTGACGATGAAAAGGATAGTGATGAAAGCGGTAGTGAGGCTGAAGATGAG GATGATGAgaacgacgatgatgatgaggaCGATAATGAtaacgacgatgatgatgaagacGACGAAGATGATGAAGACAAAAAGAATGTTAAATCCAAACTAGACATCGGcaatgttaaaaaagaaaaacacatttcCAACGATGTTCAAGAAGGTTGTACGATCTTTATCAAAAACGTACCCTTTGACGCTGAAGATACAGACTTACGTAAAGTTTGTCGTAAATTTGGACCAGTTTATTATAGCATAATTAATCGTGATCATATATCCGGACATTCAAAGGGCACTGCATTCGTAAAATTCAAGACAAAAGAATCAGCCGATTTGTGTTTACAATCAGCCAGCGAATTCGTTTTAATGGATCAAGTTCTAGAACCTTATCCGGCTCTTAGTAAAGAGGAAGTGCGTCAACAACAAGCTGAAAAGGATAAAAAGAATGATGGCAAAGACTCGAGAAATCTGTATTTGGCCAGAGAAGGTCTTATTATGGCAAATTCAAAAGCAGCCGAAGGTGTTTCTGCTTCAGATATGAATAAAAGGCATAAATTGGAACAAATCAAAAcacaagttttgaaaaatttaaatcgtTTTGTTTCACGCAATCGTTTGTCCATACACAATTTGCCACTAAATTATGACAATGACAATCTAAAGGATATGGTAGTGGCCTATACAGGTTTTAAACCCCACGAATGTCGTGTAATGCGTGAAAATAGAGTAACACCCGAACATCCCAAAGGCAAGTCGAAAGGTTTTGGTTTCATGTCCTTCAACAGTCATCAAGAAGCCTTGATAGCTTTgagaaaactaaataataaccCCAAAATATTTGGTACCCAACAT CGTCCCATAGTTGCCTTTAGTATTGAAGATCGTGCTGTACACAAGGTTAAGGAGAAACGCGAGGAAAAATCGAAATTGAATAATCCCACCTTTAaggaaaaacttgaaaaacgCAAAGCAttgaaacaacaaaaacgtGAAGGCAAATTCCCACCAAAACCACAACACCGAGGACCACAATCCGACGacaaagaaaaacttaagaaaCACATTAAGAAACTTGAAGAATCAAGAGCGGCGAAAAATAAACCCAACAAAAAACCCTCTACCCATATAGAAGACAACTACGTGGGCACTGAAGCAAAACCTGGTACTGTCTTGCGCATGCGTTCCTTTAAGAAAATCAAAGAACAATCGCAAGATCATATGAAACGTGTTAATACcgaaaagaaaaagagaaaacaacagaaaattaaacaaactcaTTTGGCTGAGCGTAAAGCTGAAATAAGACCGAAACAGGGTCGCAAAGTGGAAAAGGATGAACTAATGCCTCTGGTAAATAAATACAAGCAAATGTTGGATAAACGCGCCAATGAGGGTGGTACTGGTCCCATCAATCCgggcaaaaaaccaaaacgcACTAAATGGTATCAAGAATAG
- the LOC111679216 gene encoding uncharacterized protein LOC111679216 has translation MALLLNLRYSLPKVLKITNTNSLGQRSISTTPSLLWLNQKLARSSNEKEKRYLEKDRVPQNYQLIYRAPMESYVAWSMHVSTITASIIGTAAIYQYASNQPILEPLDTTLAMSSEDIYYFAFGFMAINAVMRFVVSMFPLRIYKDQEKYLAIYHSQLPMNIKQHQFKKGQVTAVYYNFSPWNNATYKLGNKTSLLLEDYFKTPSEFHQMSENEEKFKQN, from the exons AtggctttattattaaatttaagataTTCCCTGCCCAAggtattaaaaattacaaataccaACAGCTTAGGTCAAAGGAGTATAAG CACAACGCCTTCATTGTTATGGTTGAATCAAAAACTGGCTCGTTCGAGCAACGAAAAAGAGAAACGTTATCTGGAAAAGGATAGAGTACCACAAAATTACCAATTAATCTATCGAGCACCTATGGAATCATATGTAGCCTGGTCTATGCATGTTTCCACCATAACAGCTTCTATAATTGGTACAGCTGCCATTTATCAATATGCAAGTAATCAGCCAATACTGGAGCCTTTAGATACTACTCTAGCAATGAGTAGTGAAGATATCTattattttgcttttggttttatGGCTATAAATGCTGTTATGCGCTTTGTTGTGTCCATGTTTCCCTTGAGAATATATAAGGATCAAGAAAA atatTTGGCAATTTATCACTCTCAACTACCCATGAATATAAAACAGCATCAATTTAAAAAGGGACAAGTAACGGCAgtttattacaatttcagtccTTGGAATAATGCAACTTATAAATTGGGCAATAAGACATCATTATTATTGGAGGATTATTTTAAAACTCCTTCAGAATTTCATCAAATGAgcgaaaatgaagaaaaatttaaacaaaactaa